The genomic window CTGCGTTCCGTAAGTGGCTAGGTTACCCATTCGTCAGCTACGTGATGCTCATGTTCTCGATCTCTTATATTCCATCCAGTTCAACCCTAAAACTCCTTCCtatctcaaaaatgattttaaatttttgggaTCCCATAACTATAACTATAGTTTACGCTCTTCCGAAAACTATATCCTAGGAATCCCTTCTCATAACTCCTCCTTTCTTGGCGAGTCCTTTAAGGTCTCTGCAGTTAGGCTATGGAATTCATTCATATTCGCTTAGCTCCCTAGCTCTATCTTCCTTCAAATTTcttctgtacaaacattaaCTGTCCACTGTCGTAATACCCACCTACTAACtaacgtgagactgatcttaaaataaattattatgttcatgtgcactttttactttttcatgtatcctttattagtttagtttgttttttgttcctgtttagtttcttcttttttttcttcttattaattatatgtaatacatgtatttttgcacttcttgcctaccttatgtaatttaatacatttttttctttcctcACAGtcgttgcctggaagagatcgctcgaaagcgacaaggccgccagttgcctttcctttacatgtaattatgttaagtttttatattataatgcatcaaagtgtaaataaaattcaaggATTGTCTAATCCTAGTTAACTGTTTtagaacatttaaattatttttggattgAGATTACTTTAACTCGTTTTAAGCTCAACTTATAAACTTTCGAAAAGGTGTTTAACAACTCACAAATATGCGAGCAAAGTGTACATAAATATGCAAATATTCAAAATGTCGGTCAGTCGGGCAAGTTCATTGATCTTTAGCATCCtagtgttttaatataaagtgtATCAATAGGTCATTTCACAGCGCAAAACTGTTAaatttagtatataatattctccCTCAATTCCGAGGTCGTGTATTCGAATCTTGACTGTAACGTTATCTTGAATGAAATAGACGTAATGTGTTTGATACTTATCAGGGGCTATCGCcagaaaaaaataagagtTTACCAGATTTATCCacgcttttaataaatatcgtTGTGgccgtttgaaaaaaaaaacactaaaatctaaaatacatacataatattcttaCATACACCTATGTACACAAATAgaatagtataaataaaaatattgttttaaatttttatattatacctaACGAGTTAAGTTTAAAATGATATCTTACATTCAAAACTACAGGTGGATTATTACGAGGTAACCTCTGAGGAAGTTTAGACGTAAGTTATTCAGCCTTAGGAGAAAacttaattttgaaataatataagctTTCTTCATGCGGGTCTGCTAACATTCACTTTACCAAATTTTACGCCTGTTACTTGCActcgtaatatttttgtattttgaacTTAACATTATGTCAATGTCCCGACATCTCGTGTATTTACACTAAGCATGGAACAGGTTTATAATTCTGACAATTAAACGTGTTTGAATtaagtgtaatttaaaattaattattacttttaacttatgtattatttacgtATCTTAGATTTTTTCTAATCACTTATAAGACACGATAGTAATCTCCAAGATGTCAAGCGTCGCTTTCTTACCGTTTATCGGAAGGTACAGTTAAGTGCATTGCTACAGGTTCACCTCAATCTGTGCCAACCGGTCATtgagattaattaaaaaaggctGTATACTGTaccaattatttatagattttagaGAACCGCTATAGGTAATAGGTatgtttaactttatttaacactACAGATTAATAATAGTTCTTACAGCATATagtcttttgttatttataaacagaTAGCTTCGTAAAATTTAAAGCTATCATAACACTTGTTAATTCTAGTTTAGGAACGGGTGTTCAATAGCTCCGGTGCCGGTGTCTTTACCGCTATCTCaggcaataaataaaagatgcAGTGGAGAGCGGTTTCAAAGTGGTTTCCGAGCGGCTCAGTGCTAGCACAGACACCTGCGGCGATGGTCAACTACAAGAGAATCGTGTGCGAGGTCGCTGTACTTTTCACGCTATTGGGTCTAGTAGCGGCCGCCCCTACTCCCGATTCTGACAAATCTGAAAAGCACTTCGATCAACGTCAAAATGGTACCGAGAACTATAGGCTCAACATTGACGGAGTCGTGATCGCTGTTGCCCCCGCAGAATCATTTCTAGCTGCAGCCTCTGACATTGATCTTAGCGACCTTCTTGATATAGAGGACTTCAATGAACTACAGAAGCCGAAACCGCCGAGCAAGCCCCTGAAGCCAAAGCCTGATGACGATAAACCACAGGACTCAAAACCAGATGCGCTCAACGAGGTTAATGATGTCAAGCTGCAAAAGAAGGATGCTTCTCAGCGGAACAAGGAGAAAACTCAaaggtaattttaatttcgatttttttttgttttatttacaagatTTAATATAGAACGATTATTTAACAGCAAAATATCAAACATATCTCTGCCCACATTCATTTATAACAGTTAACGCGTAATTTTGAATTACACTTAGTTACGGGcggaatattataattttaaggcGTCGGAGGACATTGT from Pieris napi chromosome 12, ilPieNapi1.2, whole genome shotgun sequence includes these protein-coding regions:
- the LOC125054683 gene encoding uncharacterized protein LOC125054683 yields the protein MVNYKRIVCEVAVLFTLLGLVAAAPTPDSDKSEKHFDQRQNGTENYRLNIDGVVIAVAPAESFLAAASDIDLSDLLDIEDFNELQKPKPPSKPLKPKPDDDKPQDSKPDALNEVNDVKLQKKDASQRNKEKTQRLKYRLANMLLPLLRKNRHH